One window from the genome of Kryptolebias marmoratus isolate JLee-2015 linkage group LG1, ASM164957v2, whole genome shotgun sequence encodes:
- the trpm6 gene encoding transient receptor potential cation channel subfamily M member 6 isoform X9: protein MKSRDLSRTEPQSTDMSRKSWIEETFFKRECVKFIPSSWDLHRCVPVCQVCQSLIRCCCGRLMGEHSWQESVPPISLYPGPGQGMKENWSMEVHTKASPTNAYGIIDFQDTATRVCRAKYVRVAVDSKPDALLQLMLREWQMERPKLLLSVHGGSENFTLPPKVKQAFSKGLITAALSTEGWILTDGINTGVSKYVGEAVKIFGGHDLRKRNTIGITPWGMIDNNVDLIGRDVFRPYQLLGNPLSKRACLNRFHSHFLLVDNGMLGKHGCQQGLRRKLEKHIHLQRIHPRLNQGVPVVCVVVEGGPAIVSTVLDYVSSVPPVPVFVFEGSGKAADLLAFLHKQTANNRELDADIKEDFLVRIGDVFGVERTEATRLYGLLQQCMDHRLSITIFDSESEDQTAPDAAILSSTLKGTKASPAEQLSMALAWDRADIAQKDILVYGQHWQVGSLEQAMLDSLVMDRVSFVKLLIDNGMTMSRFLTVDRLEELYNTHQGQTQRFMHHLVEDAKQTSLPIGYRVSLIDMGTVIEYLIGGAYRSTYTRKNFRAAYNRLQNKEAQQSSSGSFPKQRRGLSSKKNRSLQDLHFFRTAQPYKPKEEQSAPPVNSHKMALSPDFGGALLPCPFNFNDLFVWAVLQQRQQMALFLWQHGEEALARAVVACKLYRSMAFEARQSNMDDNMAERFKTFSLEFGQLAVDVLDCSFRQNEQMAMKLLTSEMEAWSHFTCLQLAVSSCHRPFVSHSCTQTLLTDLWTGPLNMRKNSFLKIILSLLLPPAILLLEFKSKAEMCHVPQSHEAMPFGLESVKSLPAAEGSDHTDCRDAERGLSIQDKCGGPVSETVSSVSAQWLSWIRRVYEFYTAPVVKFWFHTMSYLAFLMLFSYVVLVKMEEKPSVQEWLVIVYIGSTALEKTREVLMSEPRKLSQKLKIWFSEYWNISDFIAIALFLFGFSMRWFGDRTTGRISYCLDIIFWFVRVMDLLAVNQHAGPYLTMITKMTSNMFFIVVMMVIVLLSFGVSRKAILSPDEEPSWCLAQDIVSQPYWMIFGEVYAGEMGGESFLALFLQAVYMFFQYIIMVNILIAFFNNIYFDMASTSNKLWRYNRYRYIMTYLERPWLPPPLILFSHVALAVGGIFGRFRRDAEREEAGSGLKLYLGHEDRKKLYEFEEKCVEVYFYEKNEDVHSSQLNRIRATAERAEEMCGMMGEVSEKVNFIQHSLSELDSQLGQLQDLSALAVDTLTLLSASDNLYQEEARLAQCRLVTASHRALPHSWTLPHRSGTDSDGSNSRRTMVKACMSTPPSLLKCSALTGSALASQECHKGVRGGKEEKQEQSEPGPEIDEGSHCSAVEHPSENWLGGSRPASRTFFSQFYGGSVHNPAARNQMPSESCESSRCGSPLSPRGFGLPHNRPWTCDPYLYPNQRKPFMEEGEEEEAEKEENEKETSPKQLSNVEDDIQPRHSSHWRRPALSPRWAFMPRDRPYGFCRSLSSSMENMTFYGAPLSPKKDSFPSLDEPKNKDCLYGKSGFRDDTSLQCSRSQEWAKSSDFTSAMDSRGKSHKRKMVKIKESPPDMTVQSNPSGASWKKRQRFFGEATCWSASTSLSQLHFDSSEMMQKQMSSHQDMWSPTHSAWNSWAKSMSRRSSLQSCAAPEVKSSSFQSSDNLYPHFSAMERNNLMRLAHTIPFTPISMFGGEEVSVYSLEDVPSDSEPESRSVSWSSRGHSAMLQPLSSEEGSLDGGLRQGCRMICTWAEQDVLKPGMVYVVKAFKTEVVRAWQRYFHGSTALQLCLREIQQQRAAQKMMQVFNQIKPDDMHHSPRFLDVSLVLWHSNGQWLTIERNLTGDFRKYNNNTGEEITPCCSLEDMLLAFSHWTYEYSWRELLLLDIQGVGEELTDPTVIMADYQSGGRNEMLFGPDNLGDAAISGFLQKHTCNFCCHRLGLKDLRRRSGSCESSSEEESMSGKEEQDDD from the exons ATGAAGAGCAGGGACCTGAGCAGGACCGAGCCGCAGAGCACAGACATG tcacGAAAGTCTTGGATTGAGGAAACCTTCTTCAAAAGGGAGTGTGTAAAGTTTATCCCCTCCTCTTGGGACCTCCACAG ATGCGTTCCAGTTTGCCAAGTATGCCAGAGTTTGATCCG ATGCTGTTGTGGCCGCCTGATGGGGGAGCACTCCTGGCAGGAGTCCGTTCCTCCAATATCCCTGTATCCTGGCCCCGGTCAGGGCATGAAGGAGAACTGGTCCATGGAAGTCCACACCAAGGCCAGTCCCACCAACGCCTACGGGATCATCGACTTTCAGGATACGGCCACACGTGTCTGTCGGGCCAAG TATGTCCGTGTGGCCGTGGACTCCAAGCCCGACGCGCTACTCCAACTGATGCTGAGGGAATGGCAGATGGAGAGGCCCAAGCTACTGCTGAGTGTCCATGGAGGCTCAGAAAACTTTACCTTACCCCCGAAAGTCAAGCAGGCCTTTAGCAAGGGGCTGATCACTGCTGCCCTCAGCACAGAGGGATGGATCCTAACTGATGGCATTAATACAG GTGTGTCTAAGTATGTAGGCGaagctgtaaaaatatttggagGCCACGATCTGAGGAAGAGAAACACGATTGGCATCACACCGTGGGGGATGATTGACAACAACGTGGACCTCATAGGCAGAGAT GTTTTCAGACCCTACCAGCTGCTGGGGAACCCCTTGAGCAAAAGGGCCTGCCTTAATCGTTTCCACTCGCACTTTCTGCTGGTGGACAATGGGATGCTGGGAAAACATGGCTGTCAGCAAGGCCtcaggaggaaactggagaaacaCATTCACCTGCAGAGAATACATCCTC GGCTGAACCAAGGTGTGCCTGtggtgtgtgtggtggtggagggAGGTCCTGCCATTGTCTCAACAGTGTTGGACTATGTGAGCAGTGTGCCCCCGGTTccggtgtttgtgtttgaggggTCAGGCAAAGCTGCGGACCTGCTCGCCTTCTTACACAAGCAGACCGCTAATAACAG GGAGCTGGATGCAGACATCAAAGAGGACTTCCTTGTCAGAATCGGAGATGTGTTTGGAGTTGAAAGGACTGAAGCCACGAGACTTTACGGCCTCCTCCAGCAGTGTATGGACCACAGGCTGTCT ATAACCATCTTTGACTCTGAATCAGAGGACCAGACAGCACCAGACGCAGCCATTTTGTCTTCTACTCTTAAGG gAACCAAGGCGAGTCCAGCAGAGCAGCTGAGCATGGCTCTGGCTTGGGACCGGGCTGACATCGCACAGAAAGACATCCTGGTGTATGGGCAGCACTGGCAG GTGGGTTCCTTGGAACAAGCCATGCTGGATTCTCTGGTGATGGACCGTGTCAGCTTTGTCAAGCTGCTGATTGATAACGGCATGACGATGAGCCGCTTCCTCACAGTGGATCGCCTCGAGGAGCTCTACAACACT CACCAGGGTCAGACTCAACGGTTCATGCACCACCTTGTCGAAGATGCAAAACAG ACATCTCTTCCCATTGGATACCGTGTTTCACTCATTGACATGGGTACGGTGATCGAATACCTCATAGGTGGAGCGTATCGAAGCACCTACACACGGAAAAACTTCAGAGCTGCCTACAACCGCCTGCAGAACAAA GAGGCCCAGCAGAGCAGCTCTGGCTCTTTTCCCAAACAAAGACGAGGACTGAGCTCAAAGAAGAACAGAAGTCTCCAAGATCTACATTTCTTCAGAACAGCTCAGCCCTACAAACCCAAG GAGGAGCAAAGCGCGCCGCCTGTGAACAGTCACAAGATGGCACTGAGTCCAGACTTTGGTGGCGCTCTGCTGCCGTGTCCTTTCAACTTCAATGACCTGTTTGTGTGGGCGGTTCTTCAACAACGCCAGCAGATGGCGCTCTTCTTGTGGCAGCATGGAGAGGAAGCTTTGGCCCGAGCTGTTGTGGCCTGTAAGCTTTACCGCTCCATGGCCTTTGAGGCACGCCAGAGCAACATGGATGACAACATGGCAGAGAGATTCAAGACGTTTTCACT TGAGTTTGGTCAGCTGGCGGTGGATGTGTTGGATTGTTCATTTCGGCAGAACGAGCAAATGGCCATGAAGTTGTTAACCTCTGAGATGGAAGCATGGAGCCACTTCACCTGTCTGCAGCTGGCCGTCTCCTCGTGCCACAGACCGTTTGTCTCACACTCCTGCACTCAGACTCTGCTCACAGATCTCTGGACCGGTCCACTCAACATGAGGAAAAACTCCTTTTTGAAG ATCATTTTGAGCCTTCTTCTTCCCCCTGCCATCTTGCTGCTGGAGTTTAAAAGCAAAGCTGAAATGTGCCATGTGCCACAGAGCCACGAGGCGATGCCGTTTGGACTCGAGTCTGTTAAATCTCTACCAGCCGCCGAGGGATCTGATCACACG GACTGTCGGGATGCAGAGCGAGGTCTCTCTATTCAGGATAAATGTGGTGGTCCTGTTTCAGAAACCGTGTCCTCGGTGTCTGCGCAGTGGCTGTCCTGGATCAGAAGAGTTTATGAGTTTTACACCGCTCCTGTTGTCAAGTTCTGGTTTCACACA atgTCCTACTTGGCCTTCTTGATGTTATTCTCTTATGTTGTCTTGGTGAAGATGGAAGAAAAACCCAGTGTTCAGGAGTGGCTTGTCATCGTTTACATTGGATCCACTGCGCTTGAGAAAACCAGAGAG GTATTAATGTCCGAGCCAAGAAAACTGAGCCAGAAGCTGAAGATTTGGTTCTCGGAGTACTGGAACATATCAGACTTTATCGCCATCGCACTTTTCCTGTTTGGATTTTCGATGCGTTGGTTTGGTGACCGAACCACAGGGCGCATCTCTTACTGTCTGGATATCATCTTCTGGTTTGTCAGGGTGATGGACCTTCTGGCTGTCAATCAGCATGCAGGCCCTTACCTCACCATGATCACCAAGATG ACCAGTAACATGTTCTTCATCGTGGTGATGATGGTCATCGTGTTGCTGAGCTTCGGAGTGTCCAGAAAAGCCATCTTGTCACCAGACGAGGAGCCATCATGGTGCCTCGCTCAAGATATTGTCTCCCAGCCCTACTGGATGATCTTTGGAGAAGTTTACGCAGGAGAGATGGGTGGTGAATCTTTTCTCGCCCTGTTTCTTCAAGCCGTCTATATGTTCTTCCAGTATATCATCATGGTCAACATTCTCATTGCATTTTTCAA CAACATTTACTTTGACATGGCGTCAACGTCCAACAAGCTGTGGAGGTACAACCGTTACCGCTACATAATGACCTACCTGGAAAGGCCATGGCTGCCCCCTCCCCTGATCCTTTTCAGCCACGTAGCTCTTGCTGTGGGAGGCATCTTTGGGAGATTCAGACGAGATGCTGAGAGGGAAGAGGCAGGCTCTGGCCTCA AGCTCTATCTGGGCCACGAGGATCGCAAGAAGTTGTACGAGTTTGAGGAGAAGTGCGTGGAGGTCTACTTTTACGAGAAGAACGAAGACGTCCACAGCAGTCAGTTAAACAGAATCAGAGCCACAGCTGAGAG AGCAGAGGAGATGTGTGGGATGATGGGAGAAGTCTCAGAGAAGGTCAACTTTATTCAGCACAGCCTGTCCGAGTTAGACTCTCAGCTGGGTCAACTCCAGGACCTCTCCGCGCTGGCTGTGGACACCCTGACGCTGCTCTCTGCTTCGGACAACCTTTATCAGGAAGAGGCGCGTCTGGCTCAGTGTCGGCTCGTGACAGCGTCTCATCGCGCCCTCCCTCACAGCTGGACCCTCCCTCACAGGAGCGGGACAGACTCCGATGGCTCTAACTCGCGGCGAACGATGGTCAAAGCTTGTATGAGCACGCCGCCTTCATTACTGAAGTGCTCTGCTCTGACGGGGAGTGCACTGGCATCACAGGAGTGTCACAAAGGAGTGAGAGGAGgcaaggaagaaaaacaagaacaatctGAGCCTGGACCGGAAATAGATgag GGTTCCCATTGTTCTGCTGTCGAACATCCCAGTGAGAACTGGTTGGGAGGCTCCAGACCTGCATCACGCACTTTCTTTTCTCAATTTTATGGTGGCAGCGTTCATAACCCCGCTGCGAGGAATCAGATGCCCTCTGAGTCCTGTGAATCCTCCCGCTGCGGGTCTCCTCTTTCTCCCAGAGGATTTGGACTTCCACACAATAGACCCTGGACCTGTGACCCATATTTGTACCCAAATCAGAGGAAGCCGTTCATggaggaaggagaagaagaggaggccGAAAAGGAAGAGAATGAAAAGGAAACATCACCAAAACAACTTTCTAATGTAGAA GACGATATCCAACCAAGACATTCGAGCCATTGGAGAAGACCAGCATTATCCCCCAGGTGGGCGTTCATGCCCAGAGACCGTCCGTATGGCTTCTGCCGCTCTTTGTCATCCAGCATGGAGAATATGACCTTCTATGGAGCACCCCTCAGTCCAAAGAAGGATTCATTTCCATCTCTGGATGAACCAAAGAACAAAGACTGTTTATATGGCAAGAGTGGCTTTAGGGATGATACATCTCTGCAATGCAGCAGAAGCCAAG AGTGGGCCAAGTCCTCTGACTTCACTTCAGCGATGGACAGCAGAGGCAAAAGCCACAAAAGGAAGATGGTGAAGATAAAAGAGAGCCCTCCCGATATG acTGTGCAGTCCAACCCGTCTGGTGCCTCGTGGAAAAAACGTCAAAGGTTTTTTGGAGAAGCTACATGTTGGTCAGCTTCAACCAGCCTCAGTCAGCTCC attttgattCCTCAGAGATGATGCAGAAACAGATGTCTTCTCATCAG GATATGTGGAGCCCCACTCATTCAGCATGGAACAGCTGGGCCAAAAGCATGAGCCGCAGGTCCTC gttACAGAGCTGTGCTGCACCTGAAG tCAAAAGCTCTTCCTTCCAGTCCAGTGACAACTTGTACCCACACTTTTCTG CTATGGAGAGGAACAATCTGATGAGACTGGCTCACACCATCCCCTTCACTCCCATTTCCATGTTTG GAGGTGAAGAAGTGAGCGTCTACTCCCTGGAGGACGTACCTTCTGACTCTGAGCCCGAATCCAGGTCTGTCTCCTGGTCTTCCCGGGGACACTCTGCCATGCTGCAGCCGCTCTCCAGTGAGGAGGGTTCTCTGGATGGGGGTCTCCGGCAGGGCTGCAGGATGATATGTACGTGGGCAGAACAGGACGTGCTAAAACCCGGAATGGTGTATGTGGTCAAAGCCTTTAAGACGGAGGTGGTCCGTGCTTGGCAGAGATACTTCCATGGAAGCACTGCGCTGCAGCTGTGTTTAAGG
- the trpm6 gene encoding transient receptor potential cation channel subfamily M member 6 isoform X10, with amino-acid sequence MKSRDLSRTEPQSTDMSRKSWIEETFFKRECVKFIPSSWDLHRCVPVCQVCQSLIRCCCGRLMGEHSWQESVPPISLYPGPGQGMKENWSMEVHTKASPTNAYGIIDFQDTATRVCRAKYVRVAVDSKPDALLQLMLREWQMERPKLLLSVHGGSENFTLPPKVKQAFSKGLITAALSTEGWILTDGINTGVSKYVGEAVKIFGGHDLRKRNTIGITPWGMIDNNVDLIGRDVFRPYQLLGNPLSKRACLNRFHSHFLLVDNGMLGKHGCQQGLRRKLEKHIHLQRIHPRLNQGVPVVCVVVEGGPAIVSTVLDYVSSVPPVPVFVFEGSGKAADLLAFLHKQTANNRELDADIKEDFLVRIGDVFGVERTEATRLYGLLQQCMDHRLSITIFDSESEDQTAPDAAILSSTLKGTKASPAEQLSMALAWDRADIAQKDILVYGQHWQVGSLEQAMLDSLVMDRVSFVKLLIDNGMTMSRFLTVDRLEELYNTHQGQTQRFMHHLVEDAKQTSLPIGYRVSLIDMGTVIEYLIGGAYRSTYTRKNFRAAYNRLQNKAQQSSSGSFPKQRRGLSSKKNRSLQDLHFFRTAQPYKPKEEQSAPPVNSHKMALSPDFGGALLPCPFNFNDLFVWAVLQQRQQMALFLWQHGEEALARAVVACKLYRSMAFEARQSNMDDNMAERFKTFSLEFGQLAVDVLDCSFRQNEQMAMKLLTSEMEAWSHFTCLQLAVSSCHRPFVSHSCTQTLLTDLWTGPLNMRKNSFLKIILSLLLPPAILLLEFKSKAEMCHVPQSHEAMPFGLESVKSLPAAEGSDHTDCRDAERGLSIQDKCGGPVSETVSSVSAQWLSWIRRVYEFYTAPVVKFWFHTMSYLAFLMLFSYVVLVKMEEKPSVQEWLVIVYIGSTALEKTREVLMSEPRKLSQKLKIWFSEYWNISDFIAIALFLFGFSMRWFGDRTTGRISYCLDIIFWFVRVMDLLAVNQHAGPYLTMITKMTSNMFFIVVMMVIVLLSFGVSRKAILSPDEEPSWCLAQDIVSQPYWMIFGEVYAGEMGGESFLALFLQAVYMFFQYIIMVNILIAFFNNIYFDMASTSNKLWRYNRYRYIMTYLERPWLPPPLILFSHVALAVGGIFGRFRRDAEREEAGSGLKLYLGHEDRKKLYEFEEKCVEVYFYEKNEDVHSSQLNRIRATAERAEEMCGMMGEVSEKVNFIQHSLSELDSQLGQLQDLSALAVDTLTLLSASDNLYQEEARLAQCRLVTASHRALPHSWTLPHRSGTDSDGSNSRRTMVKACMSTPPSLLKCSALTGSALASQECHKGVRGGKEEKQEQSEPGPEIDEGSHCSAVEHPSENWLGGSRPASRTFFSQFYGGSVHNPAARNQMPSESCESSRCGSPLSPRGFGLPHNRPWTCDPYLYPNQRKPFMEEGEEEEAEKEENEKETSPKQLSNVEDDIQPRHSSHWRRPALSPRWAFMPRDRPYGFCRSLSSSMENMTFYGAPLSPKKDSFPSLDEPKNKDCLYGKSGFRDDTSLQCSRSQEWAKSSDFTSAMDSRGKSHKRKMVKIKESPPDMTVQSNPSGASWKKRQRFFGEATCWSASTSLSQLHFDSSEMMQKQMSSHQDMWSPTHSAWNSWAKSMSRRSSLQSCAAPEVKSSSFQSSDNLYPHFSAMERNNLMRLAHTIPFTPISMFGGEEVSVYSLEDVPSDSEPESRSVSWSSRGHSAMLQPLSSEEGSLDGGLRQGCRMICTWAEQDVLKPGMVYVVKAFKTEVVRAWQRYFHGSTALQLCLREIQQQRAAQKMMQVFNQIKPDDMHHSPRFLDVSLVLWHSNGQWLTIERNLTGDFRKYNNNTGEEITPCCSLEDMLLAFSHWTYEYSWRELLLLDIQGVGEELTDPTVIMADYQSGGRNEMLFGPDNLGDAAISGFLQKHTCNFCCHRLGLKDLRRRSGSCESSSEEESMSGKEEQDDD; translated from the exons ATGAAGAGCAGGGACCTGAGCAGGACCGAGCCGCAGAGCACAGACATG tcacGAAAGTCTTGGATTGAGGAAACCTTCTTCAAAAGGGAGTGTGTAAAGTTTATCCCCTCCTCTTGGGACCTCCACAG ATGCGTTCCAGTTTGCCAAGTATGCCAGAGTTTGATCCG ATGCTGTTGTGGCCGCCTGATGGGGGAGCACTCCTGGCAGGAGTCCGTTCCTCCAATATCCCTGTATCCTGGCCCCGGTCAGGGCATGAAGGAGAACTGGTCCATGGAAGTCCACACCAAGGCCAGTCCCACCAACGCCTACGGGATCATCGACTTTCAGGATACGGCCACACGTGTCTGTCGGGCCAAG TATGTCCGTGTGGCCGTGGACTCCAAGCCCGACGCGCTACTCCAACTGATGCTGAGGGAATGGCAGATGGAGAGGCCCAAGCTACTGCTGAGTGTCCATGGAGGCTCAGAAAACTTTACCTTACCCCCGAAAGTCAAGCAGGCCTTTAGCAAGGGGCTGATCACTGCTGCCCTCAGCACAGAGGGATGGATCCTAACTGATGGCATTAATACAG GTGTGTCTAAGTATGTAGGCGaagctgtaaaaatatttggagGCCACGATCTGAGGAAGAGAAACACGATTGGCATCACACCGTGGGGGATGATTGACAACAACGTGGACCTCATAGGCAGAGAT GTTTTCAGACCCTACCAGCTGCTGGGGAACCCCTTGAGCAAAAGGGCCTGCCTTAATCGTTTCCACTCGCACTTTCTGCTGGTGGACAATGGGATGCTGGGAAAACATGGCTGTCAGCAAGGCCtcaggaggaaactggagaaacaCATTCACCTGCAGAGAATACATCCTC GGCTGAACCAAGGTGTGCCTGtggtgtgtgtggtggtggagggAGGTCCTGCCATTGTCTCAACAGTGTTGGACTATGTGAGCAGTGTGCCCCCGGTTccggtgtttgtgtttgaggggTCAGGCAAAGCTGCGGACCTGCTCGCCTTCTTACACAAGCAGACCGCTAATAACAG GGAGCTGGATGCAGACATCAAAGAGGACTTCCTTGTCAGAATCGGAGATGTGTTTGGAGTTGAAAGGACTGAAGCCACGAGACTTTACGGCCTCCTCCAGCAGTGTATGGACCACAGGCTGTCT ATAACCATCTTTGACTCTGAATCAGAGGACCAGACAGCACCAGACGCAGCCATTTTGTCTTCTACTCTTAAGG gAACCAAGGCGAGTCCAGCAGAGCAGCTGAGCATGGCTCTGGCTTGGGACCGGGCTGACATCGCACAGAAAGACATCCTGGTGTATGGGCAGCACTGGCAG GTGGGTTCCTTGGAACAAGCCATGCTGGATTCTCTGGTGATGGACCGTGTCAGCTTTGTCAAGCTGCTGATTGATAACGGCATGACGATGAGCCGCTTCCTCACAGTGGATCGCCTCGAGGAGCTCTACAACACT CACCAGGGTCAGACTCAACGGTTCATGCACCACCTTGTCGAAGATGCAAAACAG ACATCTCTTCCCATTGGATACCGTGTTTCACTCATTGACATGGGTACGGTGATCGAATACCTCATAGGTGGAGCGTATCGAAGCACCTACACACGGAAAAACTTCAGAGCTGCCTACAACCGCCTGCAGAACAAA GCCCAGCAGAGCAGCTCTGGCTCTTTTCCCAAACAAAGACGAGGACTGAGCTCAAAGAAGAACAGAAGTCTCCAAGATCTACATTTCTTCAGAACAGCTCAGCCCTACAAACCCAAG GAGGAGCAAAGCGCGCCGCCTGTGAACAGTCACAAGATGGCACTGAGTCCAGACTTTGGTGGCGCTCTGCTGCCGTGTCCTTTCAACTTCAATGACCTGTTTGTGTGGGCGGTTCTTCAACAACGCCAGCAGATGGCGCTCTTCTTGTGGCAGCATGGAGAGGAAGCTTTGGCCCGAGCTGTTGTGGCCTGTAAGCTTTACCGCTCCATGGCCTTTGAGGCACGCCAGAGCAACATGGATGACAACATGGCAGAGAGATTCAAGACGTTTTCACT TGAGTTTGGTCAGCTGGCGGTGGATGTGTTGGATTGTTCATTTCGGCAGAACGAGCAAATGGCCATGAAGTTGTTAACCTCTGAGATGGAAGCATGGAGCCACTTCACCTGTCTGCAGCTGGCCGTCTCCTCGTGCCACAGACCGTTTGTCTCACACTCCTGCACTCAGACTCTGCTCACAGATCTCTGGACCGGTCCACTCAACATGAGGAAAAACTCCTTTTTGAAG ATCATTTTGAGCCTTCTTCTTCCCCCTGCCATCTTGCTGCTGGAGTTTAAAAGCAAAGCTGAAATGTGCCATGTGCCACAGAGCCACGAGGCGATGCCGTTTGGACTCGAGTCTGTTAAATCTCTACCAGCCGCCGAGGGATCTGATCACACG GACTGTCGGGATGCAGAGCGAGGTCTCTCTATTCAGGATAAATGTGGTGGTCCTGTTTCAGAAACCGTGTCCTCGGTGTCTGCGCAGTGGCTGTCCTGGATCAGAAGAGTTTATGAGTTTTACACCGCTCCTGTTGTCAAGTTCTGGTTTCACACA atgTCCTACTTGGCCTTCTTGATGTTATTCTCTTATGTTGTCTTGGTGAAGATGGAAGAAAAACCCAGTGTTCAGGAGTGGCTTGTCATCGTTTACATTGGATCCACTGCGCTTGAGAAAACCAGAGAG GTATTAATGTCCGAGCCAAGAAAACTGAGCCAGAAGCTGAAGATTTGGTTCTCGGAGTACTGGAACATATCAGACTTTATCGCCATCGCACTTTTCCTGTTTGGATTTTCGATGCGTTGGTTTGGTGACCGAACCACAGGGCGCATCTCTTACTGTCTGGATATCATCTTCTGGTTTGTCAGGGTGATGGACCTTCTGGCTGTCAATCAGCATGCAGGCCCTTACCTCACCATGATCACCAAGATG ACCAGTAACATGTTCTTCATCGTGGTGATGATGGTCATCGTGTTGCTGAGCTTCGGAGTGTCCAGAAAAGCCATCTTGTCACCAGACGAGGAGCCATCATGGTGCCTCGCTCAAGATATTGTCTCCCAGCCCTACTGGATGATCTTTGGAGAAGTTTACGCAGGAGAGATGGGTGGTGAATCTTTTCTCGCCCTGTTTCTTCAAGCCGTCTATATGTTCTTCCAGTATATCATCATGGTCAACATTCTCATTGCATTTTTCAA CAACATTTACTTTGACATGGCGTCAACGTCCAACAAGCTGTGGAGGTACAACCGTTACCGCTACATAATGACCTACCTGGAAAGGCCATGGCTGCCCCCTCCCCTGATCCTTTTCAGCCACGTAGCTCTTGCTGTGGGAGGCATCTTTGGGAGATTCAGACGAGATGCTGAGAGGGAAGAGGCAGGCTCTGGCCTCA AGCTCTATCTGGGCCACGAGGATCGCAAGAAGTTGTACGAGTTTGAGGAGAAGTGCGTGGAGGTCTACTTTTACGAGAAGAACGAAGACGTCCACAGCAGTCAGTTAAACAGAATCAGAGCCACAGCTGAGAG AGCAGAGGAGATGTGTGGGATGATGGGAGAAGTCTCAGAGAAGGTCAACTTTATTCAGCACAGCCTGTCCGAGTTAGACTCTCAGCTGGGTCAACTCCAGGACCTCTCCGCGCTGGCTGTGGACACCCTGACGCTGCTCTCTGCTTCGGACAACCTTTATCAGGAAGAGGCGCGTCTGGCTCAGTGTCGGCTCGTGACAGCGTCTCATCGCGCCCTCCCTCACAGCTGGACCCTCCCTCACAGGAGCGGGACAGACTCCGATGGCTCTAACTCGCGGCGAACGATGGTCAAAGCTTGTATGAGCACGCCGCCTTCATTACTGAAGTGCTCTGCTCTGACGGGGAGTGCACTGGCATCACAGGAGTGTCACAAAGGAGTGAGAGGAGgcaaggaagaaaaacaagaacaatctGAGCCTGGACCGGAAATAGATgag GGTTCCCATTGTTCTGCTGTCGAACATCCCAGTGAGAACTGGTTGGGAGGCTCCAGACCTGCATCACGCACTTTCTTTTCTCAATTTTATGGTGGCAGCGTTCATAACCCCGCTGCGAGGAATCAGATGCCCTCTGAGTCCTGTGAATCCTCCCGCTGCGGGTCTCCTCTTTCTCCCAGAGGATTTGGACTTCCACACAATAGACCCTGGACCTGTGACCCATATTTGTACCCAAATCAGAGGAAGCCGTTCATggaggaaggagaagaagaggaggccGAAAAGGAAGAGAATGAAAAGGAAACATCACCAAAACAACTTTCTAATGTAGAA GACGATATCCAACCAAGACATTCGAGCCATTGGAGAAGACCAGCATTATCCCCCAGGTGGGCGTTCATGCCCAGAGACCGTCCGTATGGCTTCTGCCGCTCTTTGTCATCCAGCATGGAGAATATGACCTTCTATGGAGCACCCCTCAGTCCAAAGAAGGATTCATTTCCATCTCTGGATGAACCAAAGAACAAAGACTGTTTATATGGCAAGAGTGGCTTTAGGGATGATACATCTCTGCAATGCAGCAGAAGCCAAG AGTGGGCCAAGTCCTCTGACTTCACTTCAGCGATGGACAGCAGAGGCAAAAGCCACAAAAGGAAGATGGTGAAGATAAAAGAGAGCCCTCCCGATATG acTGTGCAGTCCAACCCGTCTGGTGCCTCGTGGAAAAAACGTCAAAGGTTTTTTGGAGAAGCTACATGTTGGTCAGCTTCAACCAGCCTCAGTCAGCTCC attttgattCCTCAGAGATGATGCAGAAACAGATGTCTTCTCATCAG GATATGTGGAGCCCCACTCATTCAGCATGGAACAGCTGGGCCAAAAGCATGAGCCGCAGGTCCTC gttACAGAGCTGTGCTGCACCTGAAG tCAAAAGCTCTTCCTTCCAGTCCAGTGACAACTTGTACCCACACTTTTCTG CTATGGAGAGGAACAATCTGATGAGACTGGCTCACACCATCCCCTTCACTCCCATTTCCATGTTTG GAGGTGAAGAAGTGAGCGTCTACTCCCTGGAGGACGTACCTTCTGACTCTGAGCCCGAATCCAGGTCTGTCTCCTGGTCTTCCCGGGGACACTCTGCCATGCTGCAGCCGCTCTCCAGTGAGGAGGGTTCTCTGGATGGGGGTCTCCGGCAGGGCTGCAGGATGATATGTACGTGGGCAGAACAGGACGTGCTAAAACCCGGAATGGTGTATGTGGTCAAAGCCTTTAAGACGGAGGTGGTCCGTGCTTGGCAGAGATACTTCCATGGAAGCACTGCGCTGCAGCTGTGTTTAAGG